One window of the Lactococcus lactis genome contains the following:
- the rsmG gene encoding 16S rRNA (guanine(527)-N(7))-methyltransferase RsmG yields MTPDEFLSALTEFDIQLSDKQIKQFERYFELLVEWNEKINLTAITEKNEVYLKHFYDSIAPILYGLITDQPVSILDIGAGAGFPSLPMKIIFPELKVTIIDSLNKRINFLSLLTEELGLENVTLLHGRAEDFGQDANYRGTFDFVTARAVARLSVLTEFTIPFLKKNGILLSLKAAQFEEELNDAKKAIATLGGKFIKEVAYELPNGDERHIALIEKKKETPKKYPRKAGTPAKNPIK; encoded by the coding sequence ATGACCCCTGATGAATTTTTGTCAGCACTGACAGAATTTGATATTCAACTCTCTGATAAACAAATCAAACAGTTTGAACGCTATTTTGAACTTTTGGTTGAATGGAATGAAAAAATTAACCTGACAGCAATTACTGAAAAAAATGAAGTCTATTTAAAACATTTTTATGATTCTATTGCACCAATTTTATATGGATTGATTACTGACCAACCTGTCAGCATTTTAGATATTGGTGCTGGAGCTGGTTTTCCTAGCTTACCAATGAAAATTATTTTCCCTGAATTAAAAGTGACTATCATTGATTCTCTCAATAAGCGAATTAATTTTTTAAGTTTACTGACAGAGGAATTAGGCCTCGAAAATGTGACTTTACTTCACGGACGAGCTGAAGATTTTGGTCAGGATGCTAATTATCGTGGAACTTTTGATTTTGTTACTGCCCGTGCGGTTGCTAGACTTTCTGTTTTAACTGAATTTACGATTCCCTTTCTCAAGAAAAATGGTATTTTATTGTCATTAAAAGCAGCTCAATTTGAAGAAGAATTGAATGACGCTAAAAAGGCAATTGCTACACTTGGCGGAAAATTTATCAAAGAAGTCGCTTATGAATTGCCTAACGGTGATGAGCGTCACATTGCTCTGATTGAAAAGAAAAAAGAAACCCCTAAAAAATACCCACGCAAAGCCGGAACTCCTGCAAAAAATCCAATAAAATAA
- a CDS encoding toxic anion resistance protein has translation MDNPILDDLMTNDKVIKEAEQLDEQQKSEIVKMHEKASLAAVEVLSTEELEKAKELSKQLDESSAQSVINYGASAQDKISAFSQSVLNKVQAQDLGEVGSSLTDLMFNLQQANPNELVAENKGIFTKMFGKVKRSIFEVTQKYQKIGAGIDKISAKLNNEQQGLLQDNEMLDKLYDENLNYFKALNVYIAGAELKVQELDTEIIPQARKEAQDSTDNALIVQKVNDLESYKNRLEKRAHDLRLARQLTIQQAPQIRLIQNTNQELAEKIQTSINTAIPLWKNQVAIALTLLKQKDALTSQRIVSETTNDLLRKNSEMLKASTIEAATENERGLVDIETLNLTQQNLVDTIQETMRIQAEGRQKRQQGEVELSKMEEEIKEKLLQLSNNKQLN, from the coding sequence ATGGATAATCCAATTTTAGATGATTTGATGACCAATGATAAAGTCATTAAAGAGGCAGAGCAATTAGATGAACAACAAAAGTCAGAAATTGTAAAAATGCACGAAAAAGCCTCTTTAGCAGCAGTAGAAGTTCTTTCTACGGAAGAATTAGAAAAAGCAAAAGAATTATCAAAACAGTTGGATGAATCAAGTGCTCAATCTGTCATTAACTATGGAGCAAGCGCCCAAGATAAGATTTCGGCTTTTTCTCAAAGTGTCTTAAATAAAGTTCAGGCACAAGATTTGGGTGAAGTTGGTTCTTCACTGACAGATTTGATGTTTAACTTACAACAAGCTAATCCAAACGAATTGGTGGCTGAAAATAAAGGGATTTTTACCAAAATGTTTGGTAAAGTTAAACGTTCAATTTTTGAAGTGACGCAAAAATACCAAAAAATTGGGGCAGGTATTGATAAAATTTCTGCAAAATTGAACAATGAGCAACAAGGACTTTTGCAAGATAATGAAATGCTCGATAAACTTTACGATGAAAACTTGAATTATTTCAAGGCTTTGAATGTTTATATTGCAGGTGCTGAATTAAAAGTCCAAGAATTAGATACAGAAATTATTCCGCAAGCTCGAAAAGAAGCTCAAGATTCGACTGACAATGCCTTGATTGTTCAAAAAGTGAATGATTTAGAATCATATAAAAATCGCTTAGAAAAACGAGCTCATGACTTGCGTCTTGCTCGTCAGTTGACAATTCAACAAGCCCCACAAATTCGTCTCATTCAAAATACCAATCAAGAATTAGCTGAGAAAATCCAAACTTCAATTAACACTGCCATTCCACTATGGAAAAATCAGGTTGCGATTGCTTTGACCCTCTTAAAACAAAAAGATGCTTTGACAAGTCAACGTATTGTTTCAGAAACAACCAACGATTTGTTGCGTAAAAATTCAGAAATGCTTAAAGCATCAACAATTGAGGCTGCAACTGAAAATGAACGTGGTTTAGTAGATATTGAAACATTAAATTTAACTCAACAAAACTTAGTTGATACTATTCAAGAAACCATGAGAATTCAGGCCGAAGGACGTCAAAAACGTCAACAAGGTGAGGTTGAACTTTCTAAAATGGAAGAAGAAATTAAAGAAAAATTGTTACAATTATCAAATAATAAACAATTAAATTAA
- a CDS encoding polyprenyl synthetase family protein yields MDLKNNFWKDYPELEKELVQVQQLMKSHVTIKNSDVKSAIFDIFDAGGKMLRPAYLLLFSRFTDLSENERLALAASVEMMHTATLVHDDVIDHADTRRGVATLSAKYGPEIAVYAGDYLFIAVFRLMSEHSLELSNLTKNIGSIERLLGGELGQLNHHFNLQQTLDDYIENISGKTGELFALSASVAPLISKNNTLTKRAYKIGMNIGISFQIMDDCLDYASTAQTLGKPVFEDIKQGIYSAPVLFALQENNALVSELIKNEKFDEVYDFIKTSDALEKTKALAKSYTLSALNLIDKLPKGKNRELIAEITRKLLERTL; encoded by the coding sequence ATGGACTTAAAAAATAACTTTTGGAAAGACTATCCAGAGCTTGAAAAAGAATTGGTTCAAGTTCAACAATTAATGAAAAGCCACGTTACCATCAAAAATTCAGATGTTAAATCGGCTATTTTTGATATATTTGATGCGGGCGGAAAAATGTTGCGTCCAGCTTATTTACTTTTATTTTCAAGATTTACTGATCTTTCTGAAAATGAAAGATTGGCACTTGCGGCTTCTGTCGAAATGATGCATACAGCGACTTTGGTTCACGATGATGTCATTGACCACGCAGACACACGGCGTGGCGTAGCTACTTTGTCAGCAAAATACGGACCAGAAATTGCCGTCTATGCTGGGGACTATTTATTTATTGCTGTCTTTCGTCTAATGTCTGAACACTCATTAGAATTATCAAATTTAACCAAAAATATTGGTTCAATTGAGCGTTTATTAGGTGGTGAGCTTGGTCAACTTAATCATCATTTTAATCTTCAACAAACTTTAGATGATTATATTGAAAATATTTCAGGAAAAACGGGAGAACTTTTTGCACTTTCTGCTTCTGTTGCTCCTTTAATTTCTAAAAATAATACATTGACCAAACGAGCTTATAAAATTGGAATGAATATTGGAATTTCTTTCCAAATTATGGATGATTGTTTAGATTATGCATCGACTGCTCAAACGCTTGGAAAACCGGTATTTGAAGACATTAAACAAGGCATTTATTCTGCTCCTGTTCTCTTTGCTTTACAAGAAAACAATGCTCTTGTTTCTGAATTAATTAAAAATGAAAAATTTGATGAAGTTTATGATTTTATCAAAACTTCTGATGCCCTTGAAAAAACCAAAGCACTTGCAAAATCTTATACTCTTTCAGCATTAAATTTAATTGATAAATTACCAAAAGGTAAAAATCGTGAGCTAATTGCTGAAATTACTAGAAAACTTTTGGAGCGAACTTTATGA
- the galU gene encoding UTP--glucose-1-phosphate uridylyltransferase GalU, with product MKQNAIPTKARKVRKAVIPAAGLGTRFLPATKAIAKEMLPIVDKPTIQFIVEEALKSGIEDILIVTGKAKRPIEDHFDSNIELEQNLLEKGKTELLKLVEETTDINLHFIRQSHPKGLGHAVLQAKAFVGNEPFVVMLGDDLMNITGNETPLTKDLINDYEKTHASTIAVMKVPHDDVDKYGVIDPNGEVSKGLYNVERFVEKPNVDEAPSDLAIIGRYLLTPEIFDVLETQVPGAGNEIQLTDAIERLNKTQRVFAHEFTGKRYDVGDKLGFVETTIEYGLEHPQIGANLKNYIIEKAKELSKDDSKNITKK from the coding sequence ATGAAACAAAACGCTATTCCAACTAAAGCCAGAAAAGTACGTAAAGCTGTTATTCCTGCCGCTGGTCTCGGAACTCGCTTTTTGCCAGCAACTAAAGCGATTGCCAAAGAAATGTTGCCAATCGTTGACAAACCTACTATTCAATTTATCGTTGAAGAAGCCTTGAAATCAGGAATCGAAGATATTTTGATTGTTACTGGTAAAGCAAAACGTCCTATTGAAGACCATTTTGACTCAAACATTGAGCTTGAACAAAATTTGCTTGAAAAAGGAAAAACAGAATTACTTAAACTTGTTGAAGAAACGACAGATATTAATCTTCACTTTATCCGTCAATCTCATCCAAAAGGATTGGGACATGCCGTTCTTCAAGCTAAAGCTTTTGTTGGAAATGAGCCTTTTGTAGTCATGCTTGGCGATGACTTGATGAATATTACTGGGAATGAAACTCCTTTAACTAAAGACCTAATCAATGATTATGAAAAAACTCACGCTTCAACAATCGCGGTTATGAAAGTTCCTCATGATGATGTTGATAAATATGGTGTCATTGACCCTAACGGTGAAGTTTCTAAAGGCCTTTACAATGTTGAACGTTTTGTCGAAAAACCAAATGTTGATGAAGCTCCTTCTGACCTTGCAATTATCGGTCGTTACCTCTTAACTCCTGAAATTTTTGATGTTTTAGAAACACAAGTTCCCGGTGCTGGAAATGAAATCCAATTGACTGATGCTATCGAACGTTTGAATAAAACACAACGCGTTTTTGCTCATGAATTTACTGGAAAACGTTATGATGTTGGTGATAAACTTGGTTTTGTTGAAACAACAATTGAATATGGTTTAGAACACCCACAAATCGGGGCGAATTTGAAAAACTACATCATTGAAAAAGCAAAAGAGCTTTCTAAAGATGACTCAAAAAATATCACTAAAAAATAA
- the pfkA gene encoding 6-phosphofructokinase, translating into MKRIAVLTSGGDAPGMNAAIRAVVRKAISEGIEVYGINHGYAGMVAGDIFPLTSASVGDKIGRGGTFLYSARYPEFAQVEGQLAGIEQLKKFGIEGVVVIGGDGSYHGAMRLTEHGFPAVGLPGTIDNDIVGTDFTIGFDTAVSTVVDALDKIRDTSSSHNRTFVVEVMGRNAGDIALNAGIAAGADDICIPEKEFKFENVVNNINKGYEKGKNHHIIVLAEGVMTGEEFATKLKEAGYKGDLRVSVLGHIQRGGSPTARDRVLASRMGARAVELLRDGIGGVAVGIRNEELVESPILGTAEEGALFSLTTEGGIKVNNPHKAGLELYRLNSALNNLNLN; encoded by the coding sequence ATGAAACGCATTGCAGTTTTGACTTCTGGTGGTGATGCCCCAGGAATGAATGCGGCTATTCGTGCAGTTGTTCGCAAAGCAATTTCTGAAGGTATCGAAGTTTACGGTATCAATCACGGATATGCGGGCATGGTTGCGGGAGATATTTTCCCGCTTACGTCAGCTTCAGTTGGTGATAAAATCGGTCGTGGTGGTACATTCTTGTATTCAGCACGCTACCCAGAATTTGCTCAAGTAGAAGGACAACTTGCTGGGATTGAGCAACTTAAAAAATTCGGTATCGAAGGTGTCGTTGTAATCGGTGGTGATGGTTCTTATCATGGAGCTATGCGTCTTACAGAACATGGTTTCCCAGCTGTTGGACTTCCAGGAACAATCGATAACGATATCGTAGGAACTGATTTTACAATTGGATTTGATACAGCTGTTTCAACAGTTGTAGATGCCTTGGATAAAATTCGTGATACTTCATCATCACATAACCGTACTTTCGTTGTAGAAGTAATGGGACGTAATGCTGGAGATATCGCTTTGAATGCTGGTATCGCTGCTGGTGCAGATGATATTTGTATTCCAGAAAAAGAATTTAAGTTTGAAAACGTAGTTAACAACATTAACAAAGGCTACGAAAAAGGTAAAAATCACCACATCATCGTTCTTGCTGAAGGTGTAATGACTGGTGAAGAATTTGCTACAAAACTTAAAGAAGCTGGTTATAAAGGAGACCTTCGCGTTTCTGTCCTTGGACACATCCAACGTGGTGGTTCACCAACAGCTCGTGACCGTGTTCTTGCTTCACGTATGGGTGCTCGTGCCGTTGAATTGCTCCGTGATGGAATCGGTGGCGTAGCCGTTGGTATCCGTAATGAAGAACTTGTAGAAAGTCCAATTCTCGGAACAGCTGAAGAAGGAGCACTCTTTAGTTTGACTACTGAAGGTGGAATCAAAGTAAATAACCCGCATAAAGCTGGTCTTGAACTTTACCGTCTTAACTCAGCACTCAACAATCTTAACCTTAACTAA
- the pyrF gene encoding orotidine-5'-phosphate decarboxylase codes for MQENRPVIALDFPEFSDVKDFLEKFDPSEQLYIKLGMELFYTAGPQVVYYVKSLGHSVFLDLKLHDIPNTVESSMRVLARLGVDMVNVHAAGGVEMMVAAKRGLEAGTPVGRQRPKLIAVTQLTSTSEEIMQNDQKIMTSLEESVINYAQKTAQAGLDGVVCSAHEVEKIKAATSKEFICLTPGIRPEGASKGDQKRVMTPKEARTIGSDYIVVGRPITQAKDPVASYHAIKAEWNQ; via the coding sequence ATGCAAGAAAATAGACCTGTCATTGCCCTTGATTTCCCTGAATTCTCAGACGTAAAAGATTTTCTCGAAAAATTTGATCCGTCAGAACAATTGTATATTAAACTAGGAATGGAACTTTTTTACACGGCTGGACCCCAAGTTGTTTACTATGTAAAATCGCTCGGTCACAGTGTATTCCTTGATTTAAAACTCCATGATATTCCAAATACTGTTGAATCCTCAATGCGTGTTTTAGCACGTTTAGGAGTGGATATGGTTAATGTTCACGCCGCTGGTGGTGTTGAAATGATGGTCGCGGCTAAACGTGGTTTAGAGGCTGGAACGCCAGTTGGACGGCAAAGACCAAAATTAATTGCGGTCACACAATTAACCTCAACTTCTGAGGAAATTATGCAAAATGACCAAAAAATTATGACTAGTCTTGAAGAATCGGTTATTAATTACGCACAAAAAACCGCTCAAGCAGGACTTGACGGTGTCGTTTGTTCGGCACATGAAGTTGAAAAAATTAAAGCAGCGACATCGAAAGAATTCATTTGTCTCACACCAGGAATCCGCCCAGAAGGTGCAAGTAAAGGCGACCAAAAACGAGTAATGACACCTAAAGAAGCAAGAACAATTGGTTCAGATTATATTGTTGTCGGCCGTCCAATTACCCAAGCAAAAGATCCAGTAGCTAGCTATCATGCGATAAAAGCAGAATGGAATCAATAA
- a CDS encoding dihydroorotate dehydrogenase, protein MTKNNRLSVKLPGLDLKNPIIPASGCFAFGEEYAKYYDLNKLGSIMVKATTLHPRFGNPTPRVAETASGMLNAIGLQNPGLEVIMAEKLPWLNENFPDLPIIANVAGSEEDDYVAVCAKIGDAPNVKAIELNISCPNVKHGGQAFGTDPDVAAALVKACKAVSKVPLYVKLSPNVTDIVPIAKAVEHACADGLTMINTLMGVRFDLKTRKPVLANITGGLSGPAIKPVALKLIHQVAQVVDIPIIGMGGVESAQDVLEMYMAGASAVAVGTANFADPFVCPKIIEKLPEVMDQYGIDSLENLIQEVKNSKK, encoded by the coding sequence ATGACCAAAAATAATCGTCTGTCAGTAAAATTACCCGGACTTGATTTAAAAAATCCAATCATTCCAGCTTCAGGTTGTTTTGCCTTTGGTGAAGAATATGCCAAATATTATGATTTGAACAAATTAGGGTCAATCATGGTCAAAGCAACAACCCTTCATCCTCGTTTTGGCAATCCGACACCCCGTGTGGCTGAAACAGCGAGTGGCATGCTTAATGCAATTGGACTACAAAATCCAGGATTAGAAGTTATAATGGCCGAAAAATTGCCTTGGCTCAATGAAAATTTTCCAGACCTTCCGATTATTGCTAATGTAGCTGGTTCTGAAGAAGATGATTATGTGGCTGTTTGTGCAAAAATTGGAGATGCACCCAATGTGAAAGCCATTGAATTAAATATCTCATGCCCTAATGTTAAACACGGCGGACAAGCTTTTGGGACAGATCCAGATGTTGCAGCTGCGCTAGTCAAAGCTTGTAAAGCGGTCAGTAAGGTGCCTTTGTATGTGAAACTTTCACCCAACGTGACCGACATTGTTCCGATTGCAAAAGCAGTTGAGCATGCTTGCGCAGATGGATTGACAATGATAAATACACTGATGGGTGTACGTTTTGATTTGAAAACACGAAAACCTGTTTTAGCAAATATCACAGGTGGATTGTCGGGTCCTGCAATTAAACCAGTTGCACTCAAACTCATTCATCAAGTGGCTCAAGTAGTTGACATTCCAATCATTGGAATGGGCGGGGTTGAAAGTGCTCAAGACGTTTTAGAAATGTATATGGCAGGAGCTTCAGCCGTTGCCGTTGGCACTGCCAATTTTGCTGACCCATTTGTCTGTCCAAAAATCATTGAAAAATTACCAGAGGTAATGGATCAATATGGAATTGATAGCTTAGAAAACTTGATTCAAGAAGTTAAAAACTCAAAAAAATGA
- the nagA gene encoding N-acetylglucosamine-6-phosphate deacetylase: MTYYIKADQFFYAYETKKGGFLEITDGKFGEWTEEAPAGADILDYSGQSIAPGLVETHIHGFGGADAQDAEVEGIMGTMSEGLLSAGVTSFLPSPLTDDHEGLKAVCTVVGEHYQEARGAKVRGIFFEGPFFTEEKKGAQNPKYMRDAKMWELEDWQEAAHGMLKKIGLAPERDGSEDFIRKATESGVVIALGHSNATYKQAVAGVQAGASVWVHTFNGMSGMTHQEPGMVGAILNTPNTYAELICDGHHVRPEAAEIVMKMKGGDHVVLITDSMRAAGLPDGPYMLGEYEVEVRDGAAWLPTGRPAASILTLKTAVKNVIDWGIATPAEAIMMASLTPAKSVNIDDVCGQIKPGLSADFIVLDNDFDLVATYLDGEKRYEA; encoded by the coding sequence ATGACTTACTATATTAAAGCAGATCAATTTTTCTACGCTTATGAAACAAAAAAAGGTGGTTTCTTAGAAATTACTGATGGAAAATTTGGAGAGTGGACTGAAGAAGCACCAGCAGGAGCTGACATTTTAGATTATTCAGGTCAATCAATTGCCCCAGGTCTTGTTGAAACACATATCCATGGTTTTGGTGGAGCGGATGCCCAAGATGCTGAAGTTGAAGGAATTATGGGAACAATGTCAGAAGGCTTGTTGTCAGCAGGGGTCACTTCATTTTTACCAAGTCCTTTGACCGATGATCATGAAGGATTGAAAGCAGTTTGTACGGTTGTAGGAGAACATTACCAAGAAGCTCGCGGAGCCAAAGTTCGTGGTATTTTCTTTGAAGGTCCATTCTTTACAGAAGAAAAGAAAGGGGCTCAAAACCCTAAATACATGCGCGATGCCAAAATGTGGGAACTTGAAGATTGGCAAGAAGCTGCACATGGAATGCTCAAAAAAATCGGTCTTGCCCCAGAACGTGATGGTTCAGAAGACTTCATCCGTAAAGCAACTGAATCAGGTGTTGTTATTGCATTGGGACATTCAAATGCGACTTATAAACAAGCAGTTGCTGGGGTACAAGCTGGAGCATCTGTTTGGGTTCACACCTTTAACGGAATGTCTGGAATGACTCACCAAGAACCAGGAATGGTTGGAGCAATTTTAAATACGCCAAACACTTATGCTGAGTTAATTTGTGATGGTCACCATGTTCGTCCAGAAGCAGCTGAAATTGTAATGAAAATGAAAGGTGGTGACCATGTTGTTTTGATTACAGACTCAATGCGTGCCGCAGGACTTCCTGACGGACCTTATATGCTTGGCGAATACGAAGTAGAAGTTCGTGACGGAGCCGCATGGCTTCCAACAGGACGCCCTGCTGCTTCAATTTTAACACTCAAAACAGCTGTTAAAAATGTCATTGACTGGGGGATTGCCACACCAGCAGAAGCAATTATGATGGCTTCATTGACACCAGCAAAATCTGTAAACATTGATGATGTTTGTGGTCAAATAAAACCAGGTTTGTCAGCTGATTTTATCGTTTTAGACAATGATTTTGATTTAGTTGCAACTTATCTTGATGGTGAAAAACGCTATGAAGCGTAA
- a CDS encoding 5-bromo-4-chloroindolyl phosphate hydrolysis family protein gives MPVSLFMNHQDMMFGYGHLGIVNVIFGLVLFFLIIKMIIGISFMRKNPDEREEGYKDKGMSKKENIERYHEAGLSDTDIKIFRENLSEAKENIKTWEKLLKKEDDLQVVESVTGGLEASKQTFKYIVQNPQELTKQNEFLYKDLPNMVKLSEKFIEMKKQSVRTEEINRDLDETLLLIKTLSHSISKNYHEILMDDVNVIKHQVDFDK, from the coding sequence ATGCCAGTCAGTTTATTTATGAATCATCAGGACATGATGTTCGGTTATGGTCATCTAGGAATCGTGAATGTGATTTTTGGATTAGTTCTCTTTTTCTTAATTATAAAAATGATTATCGGAATTAGTTTTATGCGAAAAAACCCCGATGAAAGAGAAGAAGGATATAAGGATAAAGGAATGAGCAAAAAAGAAAATATTGAACGTTACCACGAAGCAGGACTCTCAGATACGGATATTAAAATTTTCCGTGAAAACTTGTCAGAAGCAAAAGAAAATATCAAAACTTGGGAAAAATTATTGAAAAAAGAAGATGATTTACAAGTTGTTGAATCAGTGACAGGTGGTTTAGAAGCCAGCAAACAAACGTTTAAATATATTGTTCAAAATCCACAAGAACTCACAAAACAAAATGAGTTTCTATATAAAGACTTGCCAAACATGGTCAAATTGTCAGAGAAATTTATTGAGATGAAGAAACAGTCAGTAAGAACAGAAGAAATCAATCGTGATTTAGATGAAACCTTACTTTTGATAAAAACACTCTCACATTCAATTTCTAAAAACTACCATGAAATTTTGATGGACGATGTCAATGTCATCAAACATCAAGTTGATTTTGACAAATAA
- a CDS encoding NusG domain II-containing protein yields the protein MNFFKNTVNFFKSIKTKPLDFVIIFLLFIASFSTLFFFATGSKGAQAELRISGKVIKTFDLNKNQTWTYRDKDGDYNKIQVKNGEIAVVEANCKDQIDVQRGYISKTGETIVCLPHNLVIEVMSGQKDEQVDYKV from the coding sequence ATGAACTTCTTTAAAAACACGGTTAATTTTTTTAAAAGCATAAAGACAAAACCGCTTGATTTTGTTATTATTTTTCTACTGTTCATCGCTTCTTTTTCAACTTTGTTCTTCTTCGCTACTGGTTCCAAAGGAGCTCAGGCCGAACTAAGAATTAGTGGTAAGGTGATTAAAACTTTTGATTTAAATAAAAATCAAACTTGGACCTACCGTGATAAAGATGGCGATTATAATAAAATACAAGTTAAAAATGGTGAAATTGCGGTTGTCGAAGCCAATTGTAAAGACCAAATTGACGTCCAAAGGGGCTATATTTCTAAGACTGGGGAAACTATCGTCTGTTTACCTCATAATTTAGTGATTGAAGTTATGAGTGGTCAAAAGGATGAACAGGTAGATTATAAAGTATGA
- a CDS encoding Gx transporter family protein, whose translation MNIKEYVYVSLLTAAAVVMGIIESSLPPFFAFAPGAKVGLANLVMIIAVFTLRWRQVWVMQILRLLITALFTGFSVFLYSFAGGILSLLAMYLMKQFGPKLVSMIGISTVGGFFHNFGQLAMASLLAKTTSVMLYLPWLAFFGILAGFAIGIAGNQLITRVKPIQELFIKESKQWT comes from the coding sequence ATGAATATTAAAGAATACGTTTATGTTTCTCTATTGACAGCTGCTGCGGTAGTTATGGGAATTATTGAAAGCTCTTTACCTCCTTTTTTTGCTTTTGCACCTGGAGCTAAAGTGGGCCTTGCCAATTTGGTGATGATTATTGCAGTTTTCACTTTAAGATGGCGACAAGTTTGGGTCATGCAAATTCTTCGTCTATTAATTACAGCACTTTTTACTGGTTTTTCCGTTTTTCTATACTCTTTTGCAGGCGGAATCTTATCTCTGTTAGCCATGTATTTGATGAAGCAATTTGGACCAAAACTGGTTTCAATGATTGGAATTTCGACAGTTGGTGGATTTTTTCATAATTTTGGCCAATTAGCAATGGCTTCTCTTTTAGCTAAAACAACTTCTGTTATGCTTTATTTGCCTTGGCTTGCCTTTTTTGGAATACTTGCTGGTTTTGCAATTGGCATTGCTGGGAATCAATTAATTACACGTGTTAAACCTATTCAAGAACTATTTATTAAAGAAAGTAAACAATGGACTTAA
- a CDS encoding NAD(P)H-dependent glycerol-3-phosphate dehydrogenase translates to MNPQKIAVLGPGSWGTALSQVLNDNGHEVRIWGNNPEQMAEINEKHTNTRYFKDVVLDEKIKAFDRLDLALEDVDAILFVVPTKVTRLVAKQVAEVLKHKVHILHASKGLEQGTHERISTILEEEIPAQLRGEIVVVSGPSHAEETIVRDITLISAASKDHDEAKYAQAIFSNDYFRLYTNTDVVGVETAGALKNIIAVGAGALHGLGFGDNAKAAIITRGLAEITRLGVAMGAEPLTYSGLSGVGDLIVTGTSIHSRNWRAGDALGRGEKLADIEKNMGMVIEGVSTTKAAFELAQQLDIDMPITETIYKVLYENLDAKTGILDIMRRETRAENEFINNK, encoded by the coding sequence ATGAATCCACAAAAAATTGCAGTTTTAGGCCCAGGTTCGTGGGGAACTGCACTTTCACAAGTTCTTAATGATAATGGTCATGAAGTTCGTATCTGGGGAAATAACCCAGAACAGATGGCTGAAATTAATGAAAAGCATACAAATACACGCTATTTTAAAGATGTTGTTTTGGATGAAAAAATAAAAGCATTTGATCGTTTAGATTTAGCTTTAGAAGATGTTGATGCCATTTTATTTGTTGTACCAACAAAAGTAACACGTTTGGTCGCAAAACAAGTAGCCGAAGTCCTCAAACACAAAGTACACATCCTTCACGCTTCTAAAGGGCTTGAACAAGGGACACATGAGCGAATTTCTACTATTCTTGAAGAAGAAATCCCCGCTCAATTGCGAGGAGAAATCGTGGTAGTTTCTGGCCCTTCTCATGCTGAAGAAACAATTGTTCGTGATATTACTTTAATTTCTGCAGCTTCTAAAGACCATGATGAAGCGAAATACGCTCAAGCAATCTTTAGCAACGACTACTTCCGTCTTTATACTAATACTGATGTTGTTGGTGTTGAAACAGCCGGTGCCCTTAAAAATATTATTGCCGTAGGCGCGGGTGCTCTTCACGGTCTTGGTTTTGGTGATAATGCTAAAGCAGCAATTATTACACGTGGTCTTGCCGAAATTACTCGTTTAGGTGTGGCTATGGGAGCTGAACCTTTAACTTATAGCGGTTTGTCTGGTGTTGGTGACTTAATTGTAACAGGTACTTCAATTCACTCACGAAACTGGCGTGCGGGTGATGCTCTTGGTCGCGGCGAAAAGTTAGCTGATATTGAAAAAAATATGGGAATGGTTATTGAAGGTGTTTCAACCACTAAAGCTGCTTTTGAGCTTGCTCAACAGCTAGATATCGATATGCCAATTACCGAAACAATCTACAAAGTTCTCTATGAAAATCTAGATGCAAAAACTGGAATTCTTGATATCATGCGCCGCGAAACTCGTGCCGAAAATGAATTCATTAATAATAAATAA